The window GTTGTCGTTGGCGCGCAGCAACGGACGGATCAACAGCATGGCCGCGCCGGTCGTGCCCATGATGCTCGCCAGCAAGGTGCCGAGCGCGAGGATGCCGGTATTCAGGCGCGGCGTGCCGTGCAGATTACCGCGCACGCAGATGCCACCCGCCACGGTATAGAGCGCCGTGAGCAGCACGATGAACGGAATGTATTCCTCGAGCAACGCATGCACGAGCGCGCCGAACGCCACGCCGGTTCCGAACGTGAGCGCGAACGGCACGAGGAACAGCAGCGCCCACGCTGCCGCGATCTTGCCGAAATGGTGATGCCAGAACGCCGGCGCCACCAGCGGGAACACCGCGATGGACAGCAGCACGCCGGCGAACGGCAAGCCCCACAGCGCGGACAAGGTCGCGCCGTCCAGCGTCGCGGCAGCGGCCGGTTGAGACCAACCCGCCAACGTCGATGCAACAATGGCGAGCGCCATGCTCGCCCAACCGGCGTGCCCTTTCATATTCTTGAAGTCCTTGTTATTACGGTGGCCGCGATGGCCAAAGACACCGATGCGCGCGCTGCTCAGGCGCCTTGCACGACGATCACATGCACCCGGTAAGGCCCATGCGCGCCGAGCACGATGGTCTGTTCGATATCGCCGGTGCGCGATGGCCCGGAGACGAAATTGACCGCGCGCGGCAATTCGCCGCGCTCGCTGCGAATCAGGTCGAAAGCCTCTTCATGACCTGCGACGATGCGCGAAGCCGGCACGATCGCGACGTGCGTTTCCGGCAGCAGACCGGCCGACGCATACGTCTGCGGACCGGACAGCAAAACCAGCGTGCCGGTTTCGGCCGTTGCGCAGAAGCAGCCGGTGAGACCCACCACGTCGCCGTCTCGCGGCTTGCGGAATTCGACGCTGAGGCCGGCTTCGGCCCACTGCAGGTCCTGCAGCGTTTGCCAGGCAATGGCTTGCAACGGCAAAGCGTGCTGCGTGAGATAGCGATGCGCGGCGGCCGGCACCTCG is drawn from Burkholderia sp. 9120 and contains these coding sequences:
- a CDS encoding lactate utilization protein C, with the protein product MDTSIARRNILARIRAAQGREPEPSAAEREAAADYVARHPPGPRPEMSADLSARFIEEAQKMATTVEQVQAMSEVPAAAHRYLTQHALPLQAIAWQTLQDLQWAEAGLSVEFRKPRDGDVVGLTGCFCATAETGTLVLLSGPQTYASAGLLPETHVAIVPASRIVAGHEEAFDLIRSERGELPRAVNFVSGPSRTGDIEQTIVLGAHGPYRVHVIVVQGA